The sequence CGCCGACCGACCGACTCCCGGGCCGCGTGGCCCGCGCCGTACGCCGGTCGGCGGCGGCTTTGGGCCTCGTCCAGGAGGCGCCCGCGCGGTGCCGCTAAGGGGCAGGGGTCAGGCGGCCGGGAACTCCCCGCCCTTGATCGCGGTGATGAAGGAGGACCAGTCGGCGGCGGGGAAGACGAGCGCGGGGCCGTGCGGGTCTTTGCTGTCACGTACGGGGACGAGGTCGGGGATACCGGGGGCTATTTCGATGCAGTTGCCGCCGTCGCGGTCGCTGTAGCTGCTCTTCATCCAGGTGAGCGCCACTTCGATGCAGTTGCCGCCGTTGGCGCCGCTGTAGCTGCTCTTCTTCCACGTTGCCGCACTCAGATCGTGCACGCGCATGATCCCCGTACCCTTCCATCAAGTCGCTGATCAGAGCGGCAGAGTCGCGAGCTGACAGAGCGTCCGCCCGGAGCACATCATAGGTCCGGCTGTGCCGCGCGTAGACGGCTGGATCGTCGTTGAAATGACCCTGGTCCAGCGACTCCGAATACACCCACTCGTGCCCGTCGGGCAGCTTGATCAGCGACATGGACGTGTCGGGGCGGTCGAGTTCGGGACGGTCCGCCGGGACGACCTGGACCCGGATGTTGGGATGCCGCCCCACGGTCAGCAGGTGCGCGCACAGGTCGCGCATCACGGCTGCACTCCCCACCACATTGCGCAGGCAGCTCTCGTCCAGCACAGCCAGGTATAGGGGACCGTCCTGGTCAAGGAACCGTTGCTGCCGACTCAGTCGCGCTCTGACGCGTTGCTCTACCTCCTCGACGCTCGCGAGGCGGCGGGCGAACAGCGCCTGCGCATAGTCCGCTGTCTGCAACAGGCCTGGCATGACCTGAGCCTGATACTCCCGCAAGGCGACGGCCTCGGCGTCCATCTCCGCCCGCCGCTCGAACCAATCCGGATGCTCGACCTCCGGATACCAGTCGATCCGCCCCCACAACCGCAGCAACACCCCACCCGTACCGAGCAGTTCGTCACACGCCTTGGCAAAGGTGTCCTGTGGTACGCGGGCGCCCGCCTCGACGCGCGCCACATGCGACCGGTCGCACGGAACCTTGCGCGCCAAGGCTTCCTGGGTGAGGCCCGCCGCCTCCCGGTGATGCTTCAGCACCTCGCCGAACACGGCGGCCGTGGTGGCCGCCGATCCCCCCGTGGCATTGCGTCGGTTCACGGCATCCCTTCGTGACAGTTGGCAATTGTCACGCGCTCAGCGTTGTGACCGAACCTCTCACTGAGCAACGATGAACACACCCAGAGTAAGGGGCTGTTGGGCCGATTTCGGCCTGTTTTCGCATGCCCGGTGAGAGCGCGGCCGCGCACAAAACCCCCGCGACGTTGGTGGACGTCCGGGGGCGTGGCCATCAACCCAGAGTGGGGATCGACAACATGCACCACGTTATCCGGCTCTTCGAGTCGCTGCTACGGATTTGGCTGCCCGCGACCGGGCGTCATCGGCCTGTCTGCGTGCCGCTCGCCGCGAGCTGCGCGGATGCGCCGAGGCCGACGCGGCGGCGGCGCGGGCCCGTGCCGCACACGGAGCTGCTGCGGGGCGAGGACTCGCCCCTCGTGCGCCCGTATGTCCCCGCGATGCGCGACATGGTGGTGGCGGACTGATGGGACGTATGGACGGTGCCGTCCATCTGCCGGAACCGGCGCGGGAGCCCGAGCCGGTTGCCGGATGCGACGTGTGCGGGGCCCTGGACCGGCAGCGCTTGGGTGCGTACGCCGTCGGGGACAGGTCGAGGGCGACCGACTGCAACGTCGAGATCCGGCGCCATCCGCACCGCGCGGCGACGGGGGAGCGGTGAGGGATGGTCCGCCGCCTACGGCTCACCCGCCGAGTGCCGCCACCCGCCGCGCGAACTGCGCGGTGGCCGTGCGGATGTCCTCGGCCGTCCATTCCAAGGCCGGGGCGGCGGCCGTCACCTCTGTCATCGACAGGCCGGGAGGCGTGGCGGCGTCCGGTGTGAACCACTGGCGGAAGAGGGTCGTGTGTGTCTCCTCCGCCAGTCGTATGCCGGCTTCGTTCAGGACCTCGGGCGGGTGGGGCAGCCACACCTGGAACTGGTGGGTGTGCGGGATGGCCGGATGGACCGTGAACCACGGCGCGTCGGCGTCCGCGAACCCGTCGCTCAGGGCCTGCGCGACGACCTTGGCGTGCGCCACGTACTCCGGCAGTCGTGGCAGTTCACGGTCCAGCCCTATGAGGGCGGTGAGCGCGGTCGGCCATTGCTGGAAGAGCTGGCCGCCGTAGCGGTGCCGCCAGGCGCGGGCCTCCTCGACGAAGTCCTCGGTGCCCGCGAGGGCGGCGCCCGCCGTCGCGTCCAGCGACTTGTAGAACGAGACATAGACGCTGTCCGCAAGGGCGGTCGTCTCCGGGAGCGAGTGGCCGAAGTGCGGGGCGCTTTCCCACAGGCGGGCGCCGTCGAAGTGGATCACCGCGTCGCGGTCCCGTGCGGCCGCCACCGTGGCCGTCAGTTCTTCCCATGCGGGGAGGACGAACCCGGCCTCGCGTAGCGGCAGTTCGAGGGCCAGGGTGCCGAACGGCTCCTGGAGGTCGTATATCTCCTCGGGGGTCGGCAGCCGTGGTGCGCGCGTCGGATGCACCATGTGCAGGCCACTGACCACGGCATACGCGTCGCGTTCATGCACTTCCAGATGGGACAGGGGGTGCCCGGCGACCGTCCGGCTGCCCGTACGCCCCGCCCAGCAGCGCAGGGCGACCTGCTGTGCCATCGTGCCGGTCGGGAAGAAGGCGGCGGCCTCGGTGCCCAGGATCTCGGCGGTGCGGCGCTCCAGCTCGCCCACGATGCCGTTGTCGTTGCCGTAGATGTCCGTCCAGTCGTCCAGGTCGTACGCGGCGGGTGCCTCGGCCAGCAGACGGTCCAGCCGCTCGCGGAGCGTCTCGACGGGGGCGCCGCCCGAGAGGACCCGTTTCGCTCCGTGCCAGGCCGCCATCCGCCGTGCCCGTCCTGATGCCACCGCCTCGCCGGATGCCGTCCCGCCGGTCTCCGCGCCCGGCTTCCGTACGTCCCCCATCACGGTCTCCACCTGCCTTTCCGTTGCTTTTCCGACCATGCGTCCGTGCCGTGGAAGTGAGCATGGCGCAGGCCCGGGCGCTCCCGCGACCCCTGTGGATAAGGTTGTGGATAACCCGCGGGGTGTGTGTGGAACGGCATGCGGGGCGGGGCGCGCCGGCGTGCGGACGGCGAGCGGCAGGCCCGCCGGATATGACCCGTCTCACGCTTCGTGCAGCCCCCGTAGCCGCCGGAAACACTCGCGTAGCATGGCGAGGAATCGTCCGGTACCCCCCGCGGACTGGAACGGAAGGCCATCGCCGCGTGAACGCAACCCCACCCCCCGAGGCCCACGAACGCCCCGCCCGGCTCACCGTCGGAGTCGTCGGCGCGGGCCGTGTCGGGCCCGCCCTCGCCGCGTCGCTGCGGCTCGCCGGGCACCGTCCGGTCGCCGTGTCGGGGGTCTCCGACGCCTCCGTACGCCGTGCCGCCGAGCTGCTGCCCGACGTCCCGCTGGTCACCCCGGCCGAGGTGCTCGCCCGCGCCGAGCTGGTGCTGCTGACCGTCCCCGACGACGCCCTCGCCGACCTGGTGCGCGGCCTCGCCGAGACCGGTGCCGTACGGCCGGGCCAGCTGCTCGTGCACACCTCGGGGCGCTACGGCACGGCCGTGCTGGACCCGGCCACGCGGGCCGGTGCGCTGCCCCTCGCGCTGCACCCGGCCATGACCTTCACCGGCACCTCCGTGGACGTCCAGCGGCTGGCCGGCTGCTCGTTCGGGGTGACGGCGCCCGAGGAGCTGCGGATGGCGGCCGAGGCGCTGGTCATCGAGATGGGCGGGGAGCCCGAGTGGATCGCGGAATCGGCGCGTCCGCTCTATCACGCGGCCCTCGCCATCGGTGCCAATCACCTGGTCACGCTGGTCGCCCAGGCCATGGAACTGCTCGGCGAGGCCGGTGTGACGGCCCCGGACCGGATGCTCGGCCCGCTGCTCGGCGCGGCCCTGGACAATGCGCTGCGCTCCGGTGACGCCGCCCTGACCGGGCCGGTGGCGCGCGGCGACGCGGGCACGGTCGCCGCCCATATCGCGGAGCTGCGCCGGCATGCGCCGCAGAGCGTGGCCGGGTATCTCGCGATGGCCCGTACGACCGCGGACCGGGCGCTGGCCCACGGCCTGCTCAAGCCGGAACTGGCCGAGGACCTTCTCGGCGTGCTCGCCGGGCACACCGACCCCGATGACGTCGGCCCCACCGGAGGCGACCGATGACCACCTCGCCCCCGCCTCCCGGCCCCCGCCTCCTCCACACCGCCGCCGCCCTGCGCGACCTGCCCCGCCGCACCGGCGCCCGTGCCGTCGTGATGACCATGGGCGCGCTGCACGAGGGGCACGCCACCTTGGTCCGGGCCGCCCGTGCGCGGGTCGGGCCGCAGGGGCAGGTGGTGGTCACGGTGTTCGTCAATCCGCTCCAGTTCGGGGCGGGGGAGGACCTGGACCGCTACCCGC is a genomic window of Streptomyces gilvosporeus containing:
- a CDS encoding DUF397 domain-containing protein gives rise to the protein MKSSYSDRDGGNCIEIAPGIPDLVPVRDSKDPHGPALVFPAADWSSFITAIKGGEFPAA
- a CDS encoding helix-turn-helix domain-containing protein; translated protein: MNRRNATGGSAATTAAVFGEVLKHHREAAGLTQEALARKVPCDRSHVARVEAGARVPQDTFAKACDELLGTGGVLLRLWGRIDWYPEVEHPDWFERRAEMDAEAVALREYQAQVMPGLLQTADYAQALFARRLASVEEVEQRVRARLSRQQRFLDQDGPLYLAVLDESCLRNVVGSAAVMRDLCAHLLTVGRHPNIRVQVVPADRPELDRPDTSMSLIKLPDGHEWVYSESLDQGHFNDDPAVYARHSRTYDVLRADALSARDSAALISDLMEGYGDHARARSECGNVEEEQLQRRQRRQLHRSGAHLDEEQLQRPRRRQLHRNSPRYPRPRPRT
- a CDS encoding threonine aldolase family protein, with the protein product MGDVRKPGAETGGTASGEAVASGRARRMAAWHGAKRVLSGGAPVETLRERLDRLLAEAPAAYDLDDWTDIYGNDNGIVGELERRTAEILGTEAAAFFPTGTMAQQVALRCWAGRTGSRTVAGHPLSHLEVHERDAYAVVSGLHMVHPTRAPRLPTPEEIYDLQEPFGTLALELPLREAGFVLPAWEELTATVAAARDRDAVIHFDGARLWESAPHFGHSLPETTALADSVYVSFYKSLDATAGAALAGTEDFVEEARAWRHRYGGQLFQQWPTALTALIGLDRELPRLPEYVAHAKVVAQALSDGFADADAPWFTVHPAIPHTHQFQVWLPHPPEVLNEAGIRLAEETHTTLFRQWFTPDAATPPGLSMTEVTAAAPALEWTAEDIRTATAQFARRVAALGG
- a CDS encoding Rossmann-like and DUF2520 domain-containing protein; this translates as MNATPPPEAHERPARLTVGVVGAGRVGPALAASLRLAGHRPVAVSGVSDASVRRAAELLPDVPLVTPAEVLARAELVLLTVPDDALADLVRGLAETGAVRPGQLLVHTSGRYGTAVLDPATRAGALPLALHPAMTFTGTSVDVQRLAGCSFGVTAPEELRMAAEALVIEMGGEPEWIAESARPLYHAALAIGANHLVTLVAQAMELLGEAGVTAPDRMLGPLLGAALDNALRSGDAALTGPVARGDAGTVAAHIAELRRHAPQSVAGYLAMARTTADRALAHGLLKPELAEDLLGVLAGHTDPDDVGPTGGDR